From the Quercus lobata isolate SW786 chromosome 6, ValleyOak3.0 Primary Assembly, whole genome shotgun sequence genome, one window contains:
- the LOC115994062 gene encoding DEAD-box ATP-dependent RNA helicase 42 produces the protein MSRCFPFPPPGYEKKARKEDVDLLKKEKHREKKHKKEKKDKEKKEGREKREKDRSDGKHTEKKDKKEKHRDKKKDKEKDRVKEKNSAPGEKRLPGQAEGHSGEKLIQNEEMDKDKNGISNKTRFSGHNGEKLSERIHLAELGRRIKDDDRATENKLVENFTYMDRNEEMVKLVAKGTGTWAEGKDKTKRVDDRKMDLQGIKEARFTSSLDQNPAASVQTRVEGLPRPFEKNIEKRMEEKEKTKEKEGDDKQGNKRKDKVREKKSQGKDKNRDKEKKKEVKVEHKNTGHNKLKEGNKNDLLGSHYIKTPQLLEGSNKNAASEENLKKRKEVETNGVLHATDGRPNKLARPTSSNHLSENGRMLEPCQTSITYADRQGAASNLKEPKLNGIIDQSSSVSLKKPMLATAQADQITEASAKPPNPDSKYLSQVCTVPSSSVSLKKPMLATAQADQIAEAAAKPPHPDSKYLSQVYTVPKMDELSDYDDQEWLFRSNGFQSEKPKVESSKVEETPQVWAEALRIESADVCALPYVIPY, from the exons GAAAAGCACAGAGAAAAGAAgcataaaaaagagaaaaaagacaaagagaagaaagaaggtagagagaaaagagagaaagatagaaGTGATGGAAAGCATACGGAAAAGAAAGACAAGAAGGAAAAACAcagagataaaaagaaggaCAAGGAGAAGGATAGGGTTAAAGAGAAAAACAGTGCCCCAGGTGAGAAGAGACTTCCAGGGCAAGCTGAGGGTCACTCTGGAGAAAAACTCATTCAAAATGAGGAAATGGATAAAGATAAAAATGGTATTTCaaacaaaacaagattttcTGGGCACAATGGAGAGAAACTCAGTGAGAGAATCCATCTGGCTGAGTTGGGCAGGAGGATCAAAGATGATGACAGAGCGACCGAGAACAagttggttgaaaattttactTATATGGACCGGAATGAGGAGATGGTCAAATTGGTGGCTAAAGGTACTGGCACTTGGGCTGAAGGTAAGGATAAGACCAAGAGGGTTGATGATAGAAAGATGGATTTGCAAGGAATCAAGGAGGCAAGATTTACTAGTTCACTGGATCAGAATCCTGCTGCATCTGTTCAAACTAGAGTTGAAGGATTGCCTAGAccatttgagaaaaatattgagaaaagGATGGAAGAGAAGGAGAAGACCAAAGAAAAGGAAGGAGATGATAAACAGGGGAATAAACGCAAGGATAaagttagagagaaaaagagcCAAGGGAAGGATAAGAACAGggacaaagagaagaaaaaggaggTGAAAGTTGAACATAAGAACACGGGacacaataaattaaaagagGGCAACAAGAATGACCTTTTAGGTAGCCATTATATTAAAACCCCCCAACTTCTGGAGGGCAGCAACAAGAATGCTGCTTCTGAGGAAAATCTAAAGAAACGGAAGGAAGTTGAGACAAATGGAGTTTTACATG CCACTGATGGTAGGCCTAATAAGTTGGCAAGACCGACTTCCTCCAATCATTTATCAGAAAATGGAAGGATGTTGGAACCTTGCCAAACTTCTATCACCTATGCGGATAGGCAAGGAGCAGCCAGTAACCTTAAGGAACCCAAgctaaatggcattatagatcAGTCATCTTCTGTCTCCTTGAAGAAGCCCATGCTTGCCACTGCACAAGCTGATCAAATCACTGAAGCATCAGCAAAACCACCCAATCCGGATTCCAAGTATTTAAGCCAGGTATGTACAGTACCCTCATCTTCTGTCTCCTTGAAGAAGCCCATGCTTGCCACTGCACAAGCTGATCAAATCGCTGAAGCAGCTGCAAAACCACCTCATCCGGATTCCAAGTATTTAAGCCAGGTATATACAGTACCCAAGATGGATGAGCTGTCTGATTATGATGACCAAGAATGGCTGTTTAGGAGCAATGGCTTCCAATCAGAAAAGCCCAAGGTGGAATCTTCAAAGGTTGAGGAGACACCACAGGTATGGGCAGAAGCTCTGAGGATAGAGTCAGCTGATGTTTGTGCTCTGCCTTATGTTATTCCATActga